A window of Nocardia arthritidis genomic DNA:
GCGCACGCTGATCCAGGTCTCGTCGGCGAGTTCGGCGGGGGTCACCGCGGCGCGCCCGGCCAGCCGATGGGTCGGCGCGACCACCACGTCGATGGGTTCGCGCATCAGCGGCCGCGCCGCCACCCGCGGACCCGAGACGGCGGCGGCGTATTCGTCGCGGTGGGTGAGCACGATGTCGTAATCGGCCAGCAGCCGCTGGGTTTCGGTCGGCGGCACATCCTCGTCGCCCGCGATGATCTCGACGCCGCTGTCGCCGAGTTCGCCGAGCACCCGGTGCAGCAGCAGCGCCGCGCCGGACGGGAAGAAGGCGACCCGCACCTGCCCGCGCGGCGAGCCTCGGTAGTGCGCCATCTCGGCGACGGCGCGGTCCATGGCGGCGAGCACCTCGTCGGCGCGCAACACCAGCGCGTGTCCGGCGTCGGTGAGCCGGACCCGGCGGCCGTCGGGTTCCAGCAGCGCCACGCCAGCCTCCTTGGCCAGCACCTTGAGCTGCTGCGATACCGCGGACGGGGTCATCGAGAGCGCGGCGGCGACCGCGGTGACGGTGCCCCGGTCGGCGAATTCGCGCAGCACTCGCAGCCGTTCCACGCTCATGCTCGCCGGGACAATCATTAAGCAATTCTACATAGATGATGCATAAATATTCGATTGTCCCGGATTGTTCGTCAGCCTCACGATAGGGAGCATGTCCAACCGCGATCGCCTGCTCGGCCTCACCGTCGTCGTGCTGTGGGGGCTGAACTTCCTCGCCATCCACATCGGCCTCGACCACTTCCCGCCGTTCTTCTTCGCGGGCCTGCGCTTCGCGGTGGTCGGCATTCCGGCCCTGCTGTTCATCCCGCGCCCGAATGTGCGCATGCGGTGGATCCTGTTGTATGGCATCGGTTTCGGTGTGTTGCAGTTCGCCTTCCTGTTCACCGCGATGCGGGTGGGCATGCCGACCGGGCTGGCTTCGCTGGTGCTGCAATCCTCCGCGCCGTTCACCGTGCTGCTCGGCGCGGTATTCCTGCGTGAACGGTTGCGGCCGATTCAGTTGGCGGGCATCGCGATCGCCGTGACGGGTATGGCGGTGATCGCCTGGGATCGGCTCGAACACGCGACACTGCTGCCCGTGCTGCTGACGCTGGCGGGCGGGTTCGGTTGGGCCATCGGCAATATCGGCGCGCGGCAGGCCGGCGCGGAATCACCCGATCTCAACCCGCTGCACCTGACGCTGTGGATCACCGCCGTCCCGGCCCTGCCGTTGTTCGCCATCTCGGCCTTCGCCGAGGGCCCGGCCACCGGCCTGCGCGCGCTCGGCGATTCGTTCTCGGCGGCCGGTTGGCCCGCGCTGGCCGCGCTCGCCTACATCGTTGTGCTGGCGACCATCTGCGGCAGCGGTCTGTGGACCTATCTGATGAGCCGCTACCCCGCGGGGACGGTCGCGCCGTTCTCGCTGTTGGTTCCGGTGGTCGGTATCGCGGCGGCCTGGGCGTTCCTCGGTGAGGTGCCGACGGTTTTGTCGCTGCTGGGCGGGGTCGTGGTGATCGCGGGGGCCTTCCTGGCGACATCGGCTCGGCGCAAGGTGGCGATCGTCGCGTCGCCGCAGCCGGAGCTCGTCAAGGTCTGATAGGCCGAAAACCGTTGTGCCGCCGGTAAATCGGCCGACCGGACGAAACAGCTTACGCCACCGTGCTATCCGCCCCGGCCAGAATGGCCGAACCTGCATACTCACCCGCAACCGACTCGCCTTACAGTATTGGCCGACGTGGCAGGTCGGTCCTAGGTCAGGCAGCAGAGCGGCGCATGGCAGAACAGCGATCAGCGATTTCGCGACGGGCGATTCTCCGGGGCACCGTCGCGGTGGGGATAGCGGGTGCGGTGGCGGGCGGCTTCGGCGCCGCGACCGCCCTGGCGGGCCGTGACGGTAGACGGGTCGCGGTACTCGGCGGCGGCGTCGCGGGATTGACGGCGGCACATGAGCTGAGCGAGCGCGGATTCGACGTCACCGTCTACGAGCGGCGCGCGCTCGGCGGTAAGGCGCGAAGTATTCCGGTGCCGGGCAGCGGCACCGGCGGCCGACCGGAGCTACCGGGGGAGCACGGCTTCCGCTTCTTCCCCGGCTTCTACCAACACATTCCGGACACCATGCGCCGGATCCCGTTCGGCGACAACCCGAATGGCGTCTGGAACAATCTGCTCGCGGTCTCCGAGGCGCGTTTCTCCCGGCGCGACGGCGACGACTACCGGATCCCGCTGCGCTCCGGCGGCGGCACCCTGACGCCGGACACGTTCCGGGAGTCCGTCAGCGCGATGATCGCCACCGCGCTCAAGATGCCCGCCGCAGAGGCGGGCTACTTCGCCGAACGCCTGCTCGTCTTCAATTCCAGTTGTGACGCAAGGCGTTTCGGTGAGTGGGAGCACACATCGTGGAGCGACTACGTCGCCGGGCACGATCGTTCACACGAATTCCGCGCCCTGCTCTCCCGCACCCTCACCAGCATCATGGTGGCCGCGAAGGAGAGCGTCGCCAGCGTCCGCACGATCGGCAATATGGGCGAACAATTCCTCGGCAACCCGAGGGAGGTCGGCAACGACGGCGGCCTGGACCGGGTGCTGAACGGCCCGACGAGCCGGGTCTGGCTGGATCCGTGGGTGCGCCGATTGCGCGAGCTCGGCGTGAATTTCGTGCTCGGCGCCGAGGTGCGCGGGCTCGACGTGCGCGACAAACGCATCACCGGCGCGCGCATCGTCGATCAGCAGGGCAACCAGAGTTCGGTCGCCGCAGACTATTTCGTCGTCGCGGTGCCCGCCGAGCAGGCCCGCACCCTGTGGTCGCCGGACATACTCGCCATCCGCCCGGAATTGGCCGCGATGAACCGGCTCACCTGCGACTGGATGAACGGCATCCAGTTCTACATGCGGGCCCCGCTCGATATCGCGCGCGGGCACACCGCATACATCGATTCGCAGTGGTCGCTCACCTCGATCAGCCAAAACCAAATGTGGGCAACCAAAGTCACCGAATTCGGCGACGGTTCGGTGCAGGATTGCCTGTCCGTCGACATCTCGGATTGGAACAGCCCCGGCATGCTCTACGGCAAGCCCGCCAAGGAGTGCACTCCCGAGGAGATCTCCCGCGAGGTGTGGGCGCAGCTGACCGCCCACCTGAACGATCGCGGCGAGCTGCTGCGCGCCGCGGATCTGCACTCGTGGTTCCTCGATCCGGGCATCTCCTGGCAGCAGGACAAGGGCCGAAATGCCAACGCCGATCCGCTGCTCATCAATACCGCAGGCTCGTGGGAGTTCCGCCCCGAGCCGCACGGTGCGCTCGAAAATCTGTTTCTGGCAGGCGATTACGTGCGCACCAATGTCGATCTGGCCACCATGGAGGGCGCCAACGAGTCCGCGCGCGCCGCGGTGAACGCGCTGCTGGATGTCGCCGGTTCGGACGCGGCGCGCTGCAAGATGTTCTGCCTGTATCGCGCGCCGGAGCTGGAGCCGCTGCGCAAGATCGACGCCGAACGGTTCGCGGCCGGCCAGGCCAATATGTTCGACACCAGACTGTGAGGGATCTCCTGTCCGGAAGGGTGTTTCGCACCGTATGCCGGATGGTTGGATCGAATTGTGAGCAATACCACGGAGATCAGCGAAATCAACGATCCGGCCGAGCTCCGCGAGCT
This region includes:
- a CDS encoding LysR family transcriptional regulator → MSVERLRVLREFADRGTVTAVAAALSMTPSAVSQQLKVLAKEAGVALLEPDGRRVRLTDAGHALVLRADEVLAAMDRAVAEMAHYRGSPRGQVRVAFFPSGAALLLHRVLGELGDSGVEIIAGDEDVPPTETQRLLADYDIVLTHRDEYAAAVSGPRVAARPLMREPIDVVVAPTHRLAGRAAVTPAELADETWISVRGGFPVDDVLNSIAALTGVQPRVTQRLNDFRVIETVVASGYAIALMPRFVVVHPELSVLRLSGVRAARIYELVTRPHADRRPAIAKVLAAFHAAAEQITGRA
- a CDS encoding EamA family transporter, which translates into the protein MSNRDRLLGLTVVVLWGLNFLAIHIGLDHFPPFFFAGLRFAVVGIPALLFIPRPNVRMRWILLYGIGFGVLQFAFLFTAMRVGMPTGLASLVLQSSAPFTVLLGAVFLRERLRPIQLAGIAIAVTGMAVIAWDRLEHATLLPVLLTLAGGFGWAIGNIGARQAGAESPDLNPLHLTLWITAVPALPLFAISAFAEGPATGLRALGDSFSAAGWPALAALAYIVVLATICGSGLWTYLMSRYPAGTVAPFSLLVPVVGIAAAWAFLGEVPTVLSLLGGVVVIAGAFLATSARRKVAIVASPQPELVKV
- a CDS encoding hydroxysqualene dehydroxylase, which codes for MAEQRSAISRRAILRGTVAVGIAGAVAGGFGAATALAGRDGRRVAVLGGGVAGLTAAHELSERGFDVTVYERRALGGKARSIPVPGSGTGGRPELPGEHGFRFFPGFYQHIPDTMRRIPFGDNPNGVWNNLLAVSEARFSRRDGDDYRIPLRSGGGTLTPDTFRESVSAMIATALKMPAAEAGYFAERLLVFNSSCDARRFGEWEHTSWSDYVAGHDRSHEFRALLSRTLTSIMVAAKESVASVRTIGNMGEQFLGNPREVGNDGGLDRVLNGPTSRVWLDPWVRRLRELGVNFVLGAEVRGLDVRDKRITGARIVDQQGNQSSVAADYFVVAVPAEQARTLWSPDILAIRPELAAMNRLTCDWMNGIQFYMRAPLDIARGHTAYIDSQWSLTSISQNQMWATKVTEFGDGSVQDCLSVDISDWNSPGMLYGKPAKECTPEEISREVWAQLTAHLNDRGELLRAADLHSWFLDPGISWQQDKGRNANADPLLINTAGSWEFRPEPHGALENLFLAGDYVRTNVDLATMEGANESARAAVNALLDVAGSDAARCKMFCLYRAPELEPLRKIDAERFAAGQANMFDTRL